The Panicum hallii strain FIL2 chromosome 9, PHallii_v3.1, whole genome shotgun sequence genome has a window encoding:
- the LOC112874322 gene encoding vacuolar cation/proton exchanger 2 isoform X2, translating to MMGAEKPALGFAEVDELELSSPAGSPAPPPRKMHSLDFEHIGSLAAVAESLSPGSRWGRALTSVRVVIFQAKINVLLPFGPLAIMLHYLSGKHQGWVFLFSLIGITPLAERLGYATEQLACYTGPTVGGLLNATFGNATEMIISIYALKNGMIRVVQQSLLGSILSNMLLVLGCAFFAGGLVHSDRDQVFNKASAVVNSGLLLMAVLGLMFPAVLHFTHSEAQYGKSEVALSRFSSCIMLVAYASYLFFQLKSHRSMYSPIGDEEEAIEDVEDEKEITQCEAICWLFILTIWISVLSGYLVDAIQGASDSLNLPVAFISVILLPIVGNAAEHASAIMFAMKNKLDITLGVAIGSSTQISMFVIPFCVVIGWMMGQEMDLNFQLFETATLFITVLVVAFMLQEGTSNYFKGLMLILCYLIVGASFFVHVDPDANES from the exons ATGATGGGGGCGGAGAAGCCGGCCCTGGGGTTCGCGGAGGTGGACGAGCTGGAGCTGTCGTCACCGGcgggctcgccggcgccgccgccccggaaGATGCACTCGCTGGACTTCGAGCACATCGGCTCGCTCGCCGCGGTGGCCGAGTCGCTCTCGCCCGGGAGCAGGTGGGGGAGGGCGCTCACCAGCGTGCGCGTCGTCATCTTCCAGGCCAAGATCAACGTGCTTCTCCCCTTCGGCCCGCTCGCCATCATGCTCCACTACCTCAGCGGGAAACAC CAAGGATGGGTTTTCCTTTTCAGCTTAATTGGTATAACACCACTGGCCGAGAGACTGGGATATGCAACTGA GCAACTTGCTTGCTACACTGGCCCAACAG TTGGGGGGCTCCTTAATGCTACATTTGGAAATGCAACGGAAATGATTATATCAATCTACGCACTGAAAAATGGAATGATTCGAGTTGTCCAGCAGTCACTGCTAGGCTCGATATTGTCAAATATGCTCCTTGTTCTTGGGTGTGCTTTCTTTGCTGGTGGTCTTGTCCATTCTGACAGGGACCAGGTTTTCAATAAG GCATCAGCTGTTGTAAACTCCGGACTACTATTGATGGCTGTCTTAGGCCTAATGTTCCCAGCAGTGCTTCACTTCACACATTCAGAAGCGCAGTATGGAAAATCTGAAGTAGCTCTTTCAAGGTTTAGTAGCTGCATCATGCTTGTGGCCTATGCTAGCTATCTATTTTTTCAACTAAAGAGCCACCGCAGTATGTACAGCCCAATTGGTGAT gaagaagaagccatcgAAGATGTGGAGGATGAAAAGGAGATAACACAATGTGAGGCCATCTGCTGGCTTTTTATATTGACTATTTGGATTTCAGTACTCTCAGGGTACCTGGTAGATGCCATTCAG GGCGCGTCTGACTCATTAAACTTGCCAGTAGCATTTATTAGCGTTATTCTGCTTCCTATAGTGGGGAATGCTGCTGAACATGCGAGTGCCATTATGTTTGCCATGAAAAATAAATTG GACATTACGTTGGGAGTTGCAATAGGGTCATCAACTCAGATCTCCATGTTTGTG ATCCCATTCTGCGTGGTAATTGGCTGGATGATGGGGCAAGAAATGGACTTGAATTTTCAACTGTTTGAGACAGCAACTCTCTTTATCACAGTACTGGTGGTGGCATTTATGCTACAG GAAGGCACGTCAAATTATTTCAAAGGCCTTATGCTCATCTTATGCTACCTCATTGTTGGTGCAAGCTTCTTCGTCCATGTTGATCCTGATGCAA ATGAGAGCTAA
- the LOC112874322 gene encoding vacuolar cation/proton exchanger 2 isoform X1 yields MMGAEKPALGFAEVDELELSSPAGSPAPPPRKMHSLDFEHIGSLAAVAESLSPGSRWGRALTSVRVVIFQAKINVLLPFGPLAIMLHYLSGKHQGWVFLFSLIGITPLAERLGYATEQLACYTGPTVGGLLNATFGNATEMIISIYALKNGMIRVVQQSLLGSILSNMLLVLGCAFFAGGLVHSDRDQVFNKASAVVNSGLLLMAVLGLMFPAVLHFTHSEAQYGKSEVALSRFSSCIMLVAYASYLFFQLKSHRSMYSPIGDEEEAIEDVEDEKEITQCEAICWLFILTIWISVLSGYLVDAIQGASDSLNLPVAFISVILLPIVGNAAEHASAIMFAMKNKLDITLGVAIGSSTQISMFVIPFCVVIGWMMGQEMDLNFQLFETATLFITVLVVAFMLQEGTSNYFKGLMLILCYLIVGASFFVHVDPDATDES; encoded by the exons ATGATGGGGGCGGAGAAGCCGGCCCTGGGGTTCGCGGAGGTGGACGAGCTGGAGCTGTCGTCACCGGcgggctcgccggcgccgccgccccggaaGATGCACTCGCTGGACTTCGAGCACATCGGCTCGCTCGCCGCGGTGGCCGAGTCGCTCTCGCCCGGGAGCAGGTGGGGGAGGGCGCTCACCAGCGTGCGCGTCGTCATCTTCCAGGCCAAGATCAACGTGCTTCTCCCCTTCGGCCCGCTCGCCATCATGCTCCACTACCTCAGCGGGAAACAC CAAGGATGGGTTTTCCTTTTCAGCTTAATTGGTATAACACCACTGGCCGAGAGACTGGGATATGCAACTGA GCAACTTGCTTGCTACACTGGCCCAACAG TTGGGGGGCTCCTTAATGCTACATTTGGAAATGCAACGGAAATGATTATATCAATCTACGCACTGAAAAATGGAATGATTCGAGTTGTCCAGCAGTCACTGCTAGGCTCGATATTGTCAAATATGCTCCTTGTTCTTGGGTGTGCTTTCTTTGCTGGTGGTCTTGTCCATTCTGACAGGGACCAGGTTTTCAATAAG GCATCAGCTGTTGTAAACTCCGGACTACTATTGATGGCTGTCTTAGGCCTAATGTTCCCAGCAGTGCTTCACTTCACACATTCAGAAGCGCAGTATGGAAAATCTGAAGTAGCTCTTTCAAGGTTTAGTAGCTGCATCATGCTTGTGGCCTATGCTAGCTATCTATTTTTTCAACTAAAGAGCCACCGCAGTATGTACAGCCCAATTGGTGAT gaagaagaagccatcgAAGATGTGGAGGATGAAAAGGAGATAACACAATGTGAGGCCATCTGCTGGCTTTTTATATTGACTATTTGGATTTCAGTACTCTCAGGGTACCTGGTAGATGCCATTCAG GGCGCGTCTGACTCATTAAACTTGCCAGTAGCATTTATTAGCGTTATTCTGCTTCCTATAGTGGGGAATGCTGCTGAACATGCGAGTGCCATTATGTTTGCCATGAAAAATAAATTG GACATTACGTTGGGAGTTGCAATAGGGTCATCAACTCAGATCTCCATGTTTGTG ATCCCATTCTGCGTGGTAATTGGCTGGATGATGGGGCAAGAAATGGACTTGAATTTTCAACTGTTTGAGACAGCAACTCTCTTTATCACAGTACTGGTGGTGGCATTTATGCTACAG GAAGGCACGTCAAATTATTTCAAAGGCCTTATGCTCATCTTATGCTACCTCATTGTTGGTGCAAGCTTCTTCGTCCATGTTGATCCTGATGCAA CAGATGAGAGCTAA
- the LOC112874321 gene encoding uncharacterized protein C630.12 isoform X1: MQSSTRLTLLLCAAWAATVLYGEMGAYWASYLACSWPSPPNNHVKIAVVADPQLMDSTSLGLPSSSIALQAAEFYTDLNMRRSFQSAILPFEPDMVLFLGDHFDGGPYMSDEEWQESMFRFKHIFSLNEQRRKPHIPIYYLSGNHDVGYSAFFSAHPEVLSRYEKEFGSRNYQFSAGKVDFVVIDAQTLDAGARKSKERSSSWEFIKTLSPGNTSNPKVLLTHIPLYRPDNTPCGPHRSSPVINQRVSYAAFDQGITYQNYLTKETSDLLLSLLQPVLVLSGHDHDQCTVVHSTPFGPVTEHTLGTISWQQGNLYPSFMLLSAGPKLSQNSTDLKHEVMTNLCFLPKQTHIYIWYICQFAMTILLLVFWPTNGLSSLPYMNTFVSFMRSVGAELVSRTKEKDDEEDGEYEMVFDAEGSMHLVKKAVAKAPSASSDPRTIGRGSVVARATAGKHQLEPDSSILVEMGSEMTSEDGAKLARPSKSKVRKVLQRLFRVIQSLVVIAALNVPLYMMLLFKDWIDH, translated from the exons ATGCAGAGCTCCACGCGGCTGACGCTGCTGCTGTGCGCGGCGTGGGCGGCCACGGTGCTCTACGGCGAGATGGGCGCCTACTGGGCCTCCTACCTCGCGTGCTCgtggccctcgccgccg AATAACCATGTGAAGATTGCTGTTGTTGCTGATCCACAG CTTATGGACAGCACCTCCCTTGGTCTTCCGTCAAGCTCAATTGCTCTCCAAGCTGCTGAGTTTTACACAGATTTGAACATGAGAAGGTCCTTTCAGTCTGCCATACTGCCATTCGAACCTGATATGGTCTTATTTCTTGGTGATCACTTTGATGGAGGCCCATACATGTCCGATGAAGA GTGGCAGGAATCAATGTTTCGATTTAAGCATATATTCAGCCTGAATGAACAGAGAAGAAAGCCACATATCCCAATCTACTACCTGTCAGGAAATCATGATGTTGGTTATTCAGCATTTTTCTCTGCTCATCCTGAG GTGCTTAGTCGGTATGAAAAAGAATTTGGATCAAGAAACTACCAATTTTCTGCTGGGAAGGTTGACTTTGTTGTCATTGATGCTCAAACACTTGATG CAGGAGCTAGAAAGAGCAAAGAAAGGTCCTCCTCTTGGGAGTTCATTAAAACTCTATCCCCAG GTAACACATCGAATCCAAAGGTTCTACTAACACATATTCCACTCTACCGACCTGATAACACTCCTTGTGGCCCACATCGTTCTTCACCTGTTATAAATCAG AGGGTATCCTATGCTGCCTTCGACCAAGGAATCAC CTACCAGAATTATCTAACTAAAGAGACTTCTGACCTTTTGCTAAGCTTATTGCAACCA GTCCTTGTGCTCTCAGGTCATGACCATGACCAATGCACAGTCGTCCACTCCACTCCTTTTGGGCCAGTAACAGAG CATACGCTGGGGACAATAAGTTGGCAGCAAGGAAATCTCTATCCATCATTTATGCTGCTATCTGCTGGGCCCAAGCTGTCACAGAATTCAACTGATCTGAAACATGAGGTCATGACGAACCTTTGTTTTCTGCCTAAACAAACCCATATTTATATCTG GTATATCTGCCAGTTTGCAATGACCATCCTTCTGCTAGTCTTTTGGCCAACCAATGGTCTGAGCTCTCTTCCTTATATGAATACATTTGTAAGCTTCATGAGGTCGGTAGGTGCTGAACTGGTCTCAAGAACCAAAGAAAAAGATGATGAGGAAGATGGTGAATATGAAATGGTTTTTGATGCGGAAGGGTCCATGCACCTCGTTAAAAAGGCTGTTGCAAAAGCCCCAAGTGCTAGCTCAGACCCCAGAACTATAGGACG TGGAAGTGTTGTCGCAAGGGCGACAGCGGGAAAACACCAATTGGAGCCTGATTCATCTATTCTTGTCGAGATGGGTTCGGAGATGACATCAGAAGATGGAGCGAAGTTGGCGCGCCCTAGCAAATCGAAAGTAAGGAAGGTGCTCCAACGGCTGTTCCGCGTCATCCAGTCGCTAGTTGTCATTGCCGCTCTGAATGTCCCCCTGTACATGATGCTTCTGTTCAAGGACTGGATTGACCATTGA
- the LOC112874321 gene encoding uncharacterized protein C630.12 isoform X2 produces MQSSTRLTLLLCAAWAATVLYGEMGAYWASYLACSWPSPPNNHVKIAVVADPQLMDSTSLGLPSSSIALQAAEFYTDLNMRRSFQSAILPFEPDMVLFLGDHFDGGPYMSDEEWQESMFRFKHIFSLNEQRRKPHIPIYYLSGNHDVGYSAFFSAHPEVLSRYEKEFGSRNYQFSAGKVDFVVIDAQTLDGARKSKERSSSWEFIKTLSPGNTSNPKVLLTHIPLYRPDNTPCGPHRSSPVINQRVSYAAFDQGITYQNYLTKETSDLLLSLLQPVLVLSGHDHDQCTVVHSTPFGPVTEHTLGTISWQQGNLYPSFMLLSAGPKLSQNSTDLKHEVMTNLCFLPKQTHIYIWYICQFAMTILLLVFWPTNGLSSLPYMNTFVSFMRSVGAELVSRTKEKDDEEDGEYEMVFDAEGSMHLVKKAVAKAPSASSDPRTIGRGSVVARATAGKHQLEPDSSILVEMGSEMTSEDGAKLARPSKSKVRKVLQRLFRVIQSLVVIAALNVPLYMMLLFKDWIDH; encoded by the exons ATGCAGAGCTCCACGCGGCTGACGCTGCTGCTGTGCGCGGCGTGGGCGGCCACGGTGCTCTACGGCGAGATGGGCGCCTACTGGGCCTCCTACCTCGCGTGCTCgtggccctcgccgccg AATAACCATGTGAAGATTGCTGTTGTTGCTGATCCACAG CTTATGGACAGCACCTCCCTTGGTCTTCCGTCAAGCTCAATTGCTCTCCAAGCTGCTGAGTTTTACACAGATTTGAACATGAGAAGGTCCTTTCAGTCTGCCATACTGCCATTCGAACCTGATATGGTCTTATTTCTTGGTGATCACTTTGATGGAGGCCCATACATGTCCGATGAAGA GTGGCAGGAATCAATGTTTCGATTTAAGCATATATTCAGCCTGAATGAACAGAGAAGAAAGCCACATATCCCAATCTACTACCTGTCAGGAAATCATGATGTTGGTTATTCAGCATTTTTCTCTGCTCATCCTGAG GTGCTTAGTCGGTATGAAAAAGAATTTGGATCAAGAAACTACCAATTTTCTGCTGGGAAGGTTGACTTTGTTGTCATTGATGCTCAAACACTTGATG GAGCTAGAAAGAGCAAAGAAAGGTCCTCCTCTTGGGAGTTCATTAAAACTCTATCCCCAG GTAACACATCGAATCCAAAGGTTCTACTAACACATATTCCACTCTACCGACCTGATAACACTCCTTGTGGCCCACATCGTTCTTCACCTGTTATAAATCAG AGGGTATCCTATGCTGCCTTCGACCAAGGAATCAC CTACCAGAATTATCTAACTAAAGAGACTTCTGACCTTTTGCTAAGCTTATTGCAACCA GTCCTTGTGCTCTCAGGTCATGACCATGACCAATGCACAGTCGTCCACTCCACTCCTTTTGGGCCAGTAACAGAG CATACGCTGGGGACAATAAGTTGGCAGCAAGGAAATCTCTATCCATCATTTATGCTGCTATCTGCTGGGCCCAAGCTGTCACAGAATTCAACTGATCTGAAACATGAGGTCATGACGAACCTTTGTTTTCTGCCTAAACAAACCCATATTTATATCTG GTATATCTGCCAGTTTGCAATGACCATCCTTCTGCTAGTCTTTTGGCCAACCAATGGTCTGAGCTCTCTTCCTTATATGAATACATTTGTAAGCTTCATGAGGTCGGTAGGTGCTGAACTGGTCTCAAGAACCAAAGAAAAAGATGATGAGGAAGATGGTGAATATGAAATGGTTTTTGATGCGGAAGGGTCCATGCACCTCGTTAAAAAGGCTGTTGCAAAAGCCCCAAGTGCTAGCTCAGACCCCAGAACTATAGGACG TGGAAGTGTTGTCGCAAGGGCGACAGCGGGAAAACACCAATTGGAGCCTGATTCATCTATTCTTGTCGAGATGGGTTCGGAGATGACATCAGAAGATGGAGCGAAGTTGGCGCGCCCTAGCAAATCGAAAGTAAGGAAGGTGCTCCAACGGCTGTTCCGCGTCATCCAGTCGCTAGTTGTCATTGCCGCTCTGAATGTCCCCCTGTACATGATGCTTCTGTTCAAGGACTGGATTGACCATTGA
- the LOC112874376 gene encoding pre-mRNA-processing factor 17 — MDLLQSSYAPDDASSPEESAAASSPDSSPLRLPSKSAAPAVDDTALALSAAASASRPLDPSLHLVAFNPTADQLWAPIVGPQHPHAPISSASGNRNHKLGHVEDAAVLPFLFDEQYNTFHRFGYASDPSGLHIVGDAQPQAPEPDTVYNLAPSEHKRRRLLAKADNQEEPLPPEAKNPASEEWILHNKQSPWAGKKEAPPAELTEEQKQYAEAHAAKKAEKEARGEGKGERAEVVVKSTFHGKEERDYQGRSWITPPKDAKATNDHCYIPKRCVHEWVGHTKGVSAIRFFPKYGHLLLSASMDCKIKIWDVLESRTCMRTYMGHSKAVRDISFSNDGTKFLSAGYDRNIQYWDTETGQVISTFSTGKVPYVVKLNPDEDKQHILLAGMSDKKIVQWDMKSGQITQEYDQHLGAVNTITFVDNNRRFVTSSDDKSLRVWEFGIPVVIKYISEAHMHSMPSIALHPNSNWLAAQSLDNQILIYSTKERFQLNKKKRFAGHIVAGYACQVNFSPDGRFVMSGDGEGSCWFWDWKSCRRFKTLKCHNGVCIGCEWHPLETSKVATCGWDGVIKYWD, encoded by the exons ATGGACCTCCTCCAGTCCTCGTACGCGCCGGACGACGCCTCCTCGCCGGAGGAGTCGGCGGCTGCTTCCTCGCCGGACTCCTCCCCGCTCCGCCTCCCCTCCAagtccgccgcccccgccgtcgacgACACCGCGCTCgcgctctccgccgccgcctcggcctcccgcccgctcgacccctcgctccacctcgtcGCCTTCAACCCCACCGCCGACCAGCTCTGGGCGCCCATCGTCGGCCCCCAGCACCCCCACGCCCCAATCTCCTCCGCCTCCGGCAACCGCAACCACAAGCTCGGCCACGTTGAGGACGCCGCGGTGCTGCCCTTCCTCTTCGACGAGCAGTACAACACCTTCCACAGGTTCGGCTACGCCTCCGATCCCTCCGGTCTCCACATCGTCGGCGACGCGCAGCCACAGGCGCCCGAGCCCGACACCGTCTACAACCTCGCCCCCTCCGAGcacaagcgccgccgcctcctggcCAAGGCGGACAACCAGGAGGAGCCCCTGCCCCCGGAGGCCAAAAACCCCGCATCCGAGGAGTGGATCCTCCACAACAAGCAGAGCCCCTGGGCGGGTAAGAAGGAAGCGCCGCCCGCTGAGCTCACCGAGGAGCAGAAGCAGTATGCCGAGGCTCATGCAGCCAAGAAGGCCGAGAAGGAGGCTCGCGGCGAAGGGAAGGGCGAGAGGGCAGAGGTGGTGGTCAAGAGCACCTTCCACGGCAAGGAGGAGAGAGACTACCAGGGACGGTCCTGGATCACGCCGCCCAAGGATGCCAAGGCCACCAACGACCACTGCTACATTCCCAAGAGGTGTGTGCATGAGTGGGTCGGGCACACCAAGGGGGTTTCAGCCATCAGATTTTTCCCCAAGTATGGGCATCTGTTACTGTCTGCGAGTATGGATTGTAAGATTAAGATCTGGGATGTGCTCGAGTCGCGGACATGTATGCGCACATACATGGGTCACTCAAAGGCGGTAAGGGATATATCCTTCTCCAATGATGGGACCAAATTCTTGAGTGCTGGGTATGACAGGAATATACAGTACTGGGATACTGAGACAGGGCAGGTGATCTCGACCTTCTCAACTGGGAAGGTCCCATATGTTGTGAAGCTGAATCCTGATGAGGATAAACAGCATATTCTCCTTGCTGGAATGAGCGACAAGAAGATTGTGCAATGGGATATGAAATCAGGGCAGATCACACAAGAATATGATCAGCATTTAGGGGCTGTGAACACCATAACTTTTGTCGATAACAACAGGAGGTTTGTGACGTCGAGTGATGACAAATCTCTTCGTGTCTGGGAGTTTGGCATCCCTGTGGTGATCAAGTATATAAGTGAGGCGCACATGCACTCAATGCCGTCAATTGCACTGCACCCAAACTCCAACTGGCTGGCAGCACAGAGCTTGGACAATCAAATACTGATATACAGCACCAAGGAGAGGTTCCAGCTCAATAAGAAGAAGCGATTTGCTGGCCACATTGTAGCAGGTTATGCTTGTCAGGTGAACTTCTCACCTGATGGGAGATTTGTGATGTCAGGTGACGGTGAAGGTAGTTGCTGGTTCTGGGATTGGAAAAGCTGCAGGAGGTTTAAGACATTGAAGTGCCACAACGGGGTTTGCATTGGATGCGAGTGGCATCCATTGGAAACTAGCAAGGTTGCGACATGCGGATGGGATGGTGTAATTAAATACTG GGATTGA
- the LOC112874377 gene encoding glucan endo-1,3-beta-glucosidase 5-like, protein MASCAALRALAVLLWVAAAYPVVFRARPVQALAANWGTRALHPLPGDITVRLLRDNGFDKVKLFEADPPALRALGHSGIQVMLGLPNELLGPVAASVNAAEQWVLQNVSTYVSKYGVDIRYVAVGNEPFLKSYKGKFEAATLPAVQNVQAALVKAGLARQVHITVPLNADVYESLDGKPSSGDFRPDIAGLMVSLVRFLLDNGGVLTINIYPFLSLYADANFPMDYAFFPSPGAPPSQASVQDGNVLYTNVFDANYDTLIAALEKHGLGAIPVVVGEIGWPTDGDKNANAVNAQRFNQGLFDRIIAGKGTPRRPQMPDVYVFALLDEDNKSVDPGNFERHWGVFNYDGSPKYRLNLASGRPIVPARGVRYLSKQWCVLRPDASPSDPAIAGAVGYACEYSDCTSLGTGSSCGNLDARANVSYAFNQFFQAANQQKGACNFNNLSTIVTTDPSQGTCRFEIMIDTGRHELTGKSAAGRVAASSSWSAVLALGLAGLVATAW, encoded by the coding sequence ATGGCCTCGTGCGCGGCGCTGCGGGCGCTGGCGGTGCTGCtgtgggtggcggcggcgtaCCCGGTGGTGTTCCGGGCGCGCCCCGTGCAGGCGCTGGCGGCCAACTGGGGCACCCGCGCGCTGCACCCGCTGCCGGGGGACATCACCGTGCGCCTCCTCCGGGACAACGGCTTCGACAAGGTCAAGCTCTTCGAGGCCGACCCGCCCGCGCTCCGGGCGCTGGGCCACTCGGGCATCCAGGTCATGCTCGGCCTCCCCAACGAGCTGCTCGGCCCCGTCGCCGCCAGCGTCAACGCTGCCGAGCAGTGGGTGCTGCAGAACGTCTCCACCTACGTCTCCAAGTACGGCGTCGACATCCGCTACGTCGCCGTCGGCAACGAGCCCTTCCTCAAGTCCTACAAGGGCAAGTTCGAGGCCGCCACGCTGCCCGCCGTCCAGAACGTGCAGGCCGCGCTCGTCAAGGCCGGCCTCGCCCGCCAGGTGCACATCACCGTTCCGCTCAACGCCGACGTCTACGAGTCCCTCGACGGCAAGCCCTCGTCGGGCGACTTCCGCCCGGACATCGCAGGCCTCATGGTCAGCCTCGTCCGCTTCCTCCTCGACAACGGCGGCGTCCTCACCATCAACATCTACCCGTTCCTCTCCCTCTACGCCGACGCCAACTTCCCCATGGACTACGCCTTCTTCCCCTCCCCCGGCGCGCCGCCGTCCCAGGCGTCCGTGCAGGACGGCAACGTGCTCTACACCAACGTCTTCGACGCCAACTACGACACCCTCATCGCCGCGCTCGAGAAGCACGGCCTGGGGGCCATCCCCGTCGTCGTCGGCGAGATCGGCTGGCCCACCGACGGCGACAAGAACGCCAATGCCGTCAACGCGCAGCGATTCAACCAGGGCCTCTTCGACCGCATCATCGCCGGCAAGggcaccccgcgccgcccgcagATGCCCGACGTCTACGTCTTCGCGCTGCTCGACGAGGACAACAAGAGCGTCGACCCCGGCAACTTCGAGCGCCACTGGGGCGTCTTCAACTACGACGGCTCCCCCAAGTACCGCCTCAACCTCGCCAGCGGCCGCCCCATCGTGCCGGCCAGGGGCGTCCGCTACCTCTCCAAGCAGTGGTGCGTGCTCCGCCCGGACGCCAGCCCCTCCGACCcggccatcgccggcgccgTCGGGTACGCCTGCGAGTACTCCGACTGCACCAGCCTCGGCACCGGATCCTCCTGCGGCAACCTCGACGCGCGCGCCAACGTCTCCTACGCCTTCAACCAGTTCTTCCAGGCGGCCAACCAGCAGAAGGGCGCGTGCAACTTCAACAACCTCTCCACCATCGTCACCACCGACCCGTCCCAGGGGACCTGCCGCTTCGAGATCATGATCGACACCGGCCGGCACGAGCTCACCGGAAAGTCGGCCGCCGGCAGGGTGGCTGCTTCCTCCTCGTGGAGCGCCGTGCTAGCGCTCGGCTTGGCCGGCCTTGTTGCGACCGCGTGGTGA